In a genomic window of Streptomyces sp. NBC_01142:
- a CDS encoding BTAD domain-containing putative transcriptional regulator: MLAALLLRGGRLVSHEQLIDGVWGDQPPPTGRRVLPSYVYALRRALDVPGAGRDRSVIRGGSGGYRFTAPVRLDTARLTELAMGTGGLLDAGDTSGALAAAEQGLRLFRGEPLAGLPGPYALGERQRLLIKRRSLQQQRLECLLQLGRGSEVLADLASPEAAHPLDEPVLALRIRALYGTGRQGEALAAYEGLRRRLREELGAAPSAALRDLHAAVLRHDDTAVLGGSATAGGSAFPDAAPASKASTAAASRRPRASPVSAQARPLRTVNELPGNAGKLIGRLAEVAALTAPALHDAVTVATVDGPAGVGKTSLLVHAAWTLRPQHPDGVLFLDLLTHHSPAGDRPLTKRLLQRLLRTLGTADADVPQDRDDLIAAWRDATSGLRLLLVLDDVGSAAQVRPLLPAGPGSHVLVAGRRRLTGLDADRCVTLEPLPTTDSIGLLRRLIGEARTDAAPEAVADLARLCGGLPLALRIAGARLQHRPSWSPAHLAARMAREERRLGELSAGDRSVEAAFHMSYEQLRPARQRAFRLLGHAPTPEFDAWTPAVMLGLGVDEAEIILEELYDASLVLQPGPGRYRLHDLVRVHARKLADALPEETAQARRQVLELYVQAGRLTGDDGRASDGDPQRFDSARDAARWLDKAGADLADVPRYAAAHGEDVLATQLAVALRDYFLHHDRYDEGRTALTTALRAAERSGDPALRVLTAVSLGLLDYQQGRHAPGGDWFRQALKCARENGDESMAALPLTGLAIQDYLQGRYDTVTATMDEVLPVLKRADDEWGVSLALALRSMSRFMQGEVLTSFADARAALAAAERNGRPIPVSQRLVSLADGHAALGDRAEARAVLLRSEALLREAGDALLLALTLTRLGSVAEDLAEAQLRHRQALALHAGISRRSEPHRTRLEMEIRRRLGQSYAAAGARARARREFRTALAVERAAEHPELQEKLRAALAEVDRE; encoded by the coding sequence GTGCTGGCGGCGCTGTTGCTGCGCGGCGGCCGGCTGGTCAGCCACGAGCAGCTGATCGACGGAGTGTGGGGCGACCAGCCGCCGCCGACAGGCCGGCGCGTCCTGCCCAGCTACGTATACGCACTGCGGCGGGCCCTGGACGTTCCGGGTGCGGGGCGGGACAGATCGGTGATCCGCGGCGGGTCGGGCGGCTACCGTTTCACCGCACCGGTCCGGCTCGACACAGCACGCCTCACCGAACTCGCCATGGGGACGGGCGGGCTGCTGGATGCCGGTGATACCTCGGGGGCACTGGCCGCCGCTGAGCAGGGCCTGCGCCTGTTCCGCGGGGAACCGCTGGCAGGGCTGCCCGGCCCGTATGCGCTCGGGGAACGGCAGCGGCTGCTGATCAAGCGCCGGTCCTTGCAACAGCAGCGGCTGGAGTGTCTGCTGCAGCTCGGCCGCGGCAGCGAGGTCCTCGCGGACCTGGCCTCCCCGGAAGCCGCCCATCCGCTGGACGAGCCGGTACTGGCGCTGAGGATCCGGGCACTGTACGGCACAGGTCGGCAGGGTGAGGCGCTCGCCGCGTACGAGGGGCTGCGGCGGCGGCTGCGGGAGGAGTTGGGGGCCGCACCGTCCGCGGCCCTGCGGGACCTGCACGCGGCGGTGCTCCGTCACGACGACACGGCCGTCCTCGGCGGCTCGGCCACCGCAGGCGGCTCTGCCTTCCCGGACGCTGCGCCCGCCTCGAAGGCCTCCACGGCGGCTGCCTCGCGGCGTCCCCGGGCATCGCCGGTGTCGGCGCAGGCCCGGCCGCTTCGCACAGTGAACGAACTCCCCGGAAACGCAGGTAAGTTGATCGGCCGCCTCGCGGAGGTCGCCGCACTGACCGCACCCGCCCTCCACGATGCCGTCACCGTCGCGACGGTGGACGGGCCTGCCGGGGTCGGGAAGACATCGCTGCTGGTGCACGCGGCGTGGACGCTTCGCCCTCAGCACCCGGACGGCGTCCTCTTCCTCGATCTGCTCACGCACCACTCACCGGCGGGCGACCGGCCCTTGACGAAGCGGCTGCTCCAGCGGCTGCTGCGCACGCTCGGCACGGCCGACGCGGACGTTCCCCAGGACCGCGACGACCTGATCGCCGCGTGGCGCGACGCCACCAGCGGGCTGCGGCTGCTGCTCGTTCTCGACGACGTGGGAAGCGCCGCGCAGGTGCGGCCACTGCTGCCTGCAGGTCCGGGCAGCCACGTGCTGGTGGCGGGACGGCGCAGGCTGACCGGACTGGACGCGGACCGGTGCGTCACCCTGGAGCCACTGCCGACCACCGACTCGATCGGTCTGCTGCGCCGCCTGATCGGCGAGGCGCGCACCGACGCCGCCCCCGAGGCGGTCGCCGACCTGGCGCGGCTGTGCGGGGGCCTGCCGCTGGCCCTGCGGATCGCCGGCGCGCGGTTGCAGCACCGGCCGTCGTGGTCGCCGGCCCACCTGGCGGCTCGGATGGCGCGGGAGGAGCGGCGACTGGGCGAACTGAGCGCCGGGGACCGCAGCGTGGAGGCCGCCTTCCACATGTCCTACGAGCAGTTGCGTCCGGCCCGGCAGCGGGCGTTCCGGCTGTTGGGCCATGCGCCGACCCCGGAGTTCGACGCGTGGACACCGGCGGTGATGCTCGGGCTGGGCGTCGATGAGGCGGAGATCATACTGGAGGAGCTGTACGACGCGAGCCTGGTGCTGCAGCCGGGCCCGGGGCGGTATCGCCTCCACGACCTCGTGCGCGTCCACGCCCGGAAACTGGCCGACGCCCTGCCCGAGGAGACGGCGCAGGCCCGCCGGCAGGTACTGGAGCTGTACGTCCAGGCGGGCCGGCTCACCGGTGACGACGGGCGGGCGTCGGACGGGGATCCGCAGCGGTTCGACTCCGCGCGGGACGCGGCGCGGTGGCTGGACAAGGCGGGGGCGGACCTGGCGGACGTACCGAGGTACGCGGCGGCGCACGGCGAGGACGTCCTGGCGACGCAGCTGGCTGTGGCGCTACGGGACTACTTCCTCCACCACGATCGCTACGACGAGGGCCGCACGGCGCTGACGACGGCGCTGCGCGCCGCGGAGCGGAGCGGGGACCCGGCGCTGCGGGTCCTGACCGCGGTGTCGCTCGGGCTGCTGGACTACCAACAAGGCCGGCACGCGCCGGGTGGCGACTGGTTCCGGCAGGCTCTGAAGTGCGCCCGCGAGAACGGCGACGAGTCGATGGCGGCGCTGCCTCTGACCGGTCTGGCCATCCAGGACTACTTGCAGGGGCGGTACGACACGGTGACGGCCACCATGGATGAGGTGCTGCCGGTCCTGAAGCGGGCGGACGACGAGTGGGGGGTGTCGCTGGCATTGGCGCTGCGGTCGATGAGCCGGTTCATGCAGGGTGAGGTGCTTACATCGTTCGCCGACGCGCGGGCGGCGCTCGCCGCGGCGGAGCGCAACGGCCGCCCGATACCGGTCAGCCAGCGCCTGGTCTCCCTTGCGGACGGCCATGCGGCGCTCGGCGACCGGGCGGAGGCGCGGGCGGTGCTGCTGCGCAGTGAGGCACTGCTGCGGGAGGCCGGCGACGCGCTGCTGCTGGCGTTGACGTTGACACGGCTGGGATCGGTCGCGGAGGACCTTGCGGAGGCGCAACTCCGCCATCGCCAGGCGTTGGCGCTGCACGCAGGCATCTCACGGCGTTCGGAGCCGCACCGTACGCGGCTCGAGATGGAGATCCGGCGCCGCCTGGGTCAGTCGTACGCGGCGGCAGGAGCGCGGGCGCGGGCACGACGCGAGTTCCGTACGGCACTGGCCGTGGAGCGAGCGGCGGAACACCCGGAGCTGCAGGAGAAGTTGCGGGCAGCGCTGGCGGAGGTGGACAGGGAGTGA
- a CDS encoding RNA polymerase sigma factor yields MKGEGDRLMGETHRSTTGGPLLEPSDVELVRAMLALGGVPWGELEDGVQQVRVKLLETEGRIRNLRAWLSVVSSRVAVDWHRSRSRDASLRERLAARWQDHPPTGQSEDSRLLALTVAEELEGLPVAQRQVLALRYYADLTVRDIAHRLGVPEGTVKSRLHTAVAALGRRLRDMEVI; encoded by the coding sequence ATGAAGGGGGAGGGCGATCGGCTGATGGGCGAGACGCACAGATCCACGACCGGCGGGCCACTGCTGGAGCCGTCGGATGTCGAGCTGGTGCGCGCCATGCTGGCTCTCGGAGGGGTCCCGTGGGGCGAGCTCGAGGACGGTGTCCAGCAGGTCCGAGTCAAGTTGCTGGAGACGGAAGGCCGGATACGGAACCTGCGGGCGTGGCTGTCGGTCGTGTCCTCACGGGTCGCGGTCGACTGGCATCGGAGCCGGTCCAGGGACGCGTCGCTGCGGGAGAGGCTCGCGGCCCGCTGGCAGGACCATCCGCCCACCGGTCAGTCCGAGGATTCGCGGCTGCTCGCTCTCACCGTGGCTGAAGAGCTCGAAGGCCTTCCGGTGGCGCAGCGGCAGGTCCTCGCCCTGCGCTACTACGCGGACCTGACCGTGCGGGACATCGCGCACCGTCTCGGCGTCCCCGAGGGAACGGTGAAGAGCCGATTGCACACCGCCGTTGCCGCGCTTGGCCGCCGGCTGCGGGACATGGAGGTGATCTGA
- the fusA gene encoding elongation factor G yields the protein MRTNRRPVTTTSPTAVRNLGILAHVDAGKTTITERILFATGAIHKRGEVHDGTTVTDFDAQERDRGITISAAAVSCTWGGHRVNLIDTPGHVDFSDEVERSLRVLDGAVAVFDAVAGVEPQSESVWRQADRHGVPRIAFVNKLDRAGADVDTAVASIRDRLGAVPLVVQLPIGKEDGFTGVVDLLGMRSLLWHAGSDTYETGPVPEPLREEANRRRRLLDEAVAELHPDALEEFYAASALTERTLAGALRELTLRGDGVVVLCGSAYRNRGIEPLLDAVLAYLPSPTDMPPVRGTVDGVEQERAPDPAEPFAALAFKVTATATGRLTYLRVYAGTLRKGMSVLDAGTGRTERVGRILRVQADQHEEREEAVAGDIVAVIGLKAARAGTTLCAPGAPLVLEPPSVAEPAVSVAVEARRSIDTGRLSAALARLAEEDPSLAVRSDAETGQTVLSGMGELHLEVAVEKIRRGHGVEVVVGRPQVSYRETVVRGVTGLVYRHVKQDGGAGQFAHVVLDVEPLEEAGFEFRSTVVGGRVPQEYARAVEAGCRDALAEGPLGGFPVTGLRVTLTDGATHSKDSSELAFRAAGRFALREALRASTVELLEPVVEVTVTVPENGVGGVLGDLAARRGRVSGSTAEAGTAVITAAVPLAELFGYASRLRGRTQGRGTFTTRPAPLAPVPPSVAGVLLAR from the coding sequence ATGCGCACCAACAGGCGTCCCGTCACTACCACTTCCCCCACCGCCGTCCGCAACCTGGGCATCCTCGCCCACGTCGACGCGGGCAAGACCACGATCACCGAACGCATCCTGTTCGCGACCGGTGCCATCCACAAGCGGGGCGAGGTCCACGACGGAACGACCGTCACCGACTTCGACGCCCAGGAACGCGACCGCGGCATCACCATCTCCGCCGCGGCTGTGAGTTGCACCTGGGGCGGACACCGCGTCAACCTGATCGACACCCCGGGGCACGTCGACTTCTCCGACGAGGTCGAGCGGTCCCTGCGGGTGCTGGACGGGGCGGTCGCGGTGTTCGACGCTGTCGCCGGAGTCGAGCCGCAGAGCGAGTCGGTGTGGCGCCAGGCCGACCGGCACGGTGTGCCGCGGATCGCGTTCGTCAACAAGCTGGACCGGGCGGGCGCCGACGTCGACACGGCGGTCGCCTCCATCCGGGACCGGCTGGGCGCCGTCCCCCTGGTGGTCCAGCTGCCCATCGGAAAGGAAGACGGTTTCACCGGCGTCGTCGACCTGCTGGGGATGCGCTCGTTGCTCTGGCACGCCGGCTCCGACACGTACGAGACGGGACCGGTCCCCGAGCCGCTGCGGGAGGAGGCGAACCGGCGCCGCCGGCTCCTGGACGAAGCAGTGGCCGAGCTCCATCCCGACGCACTGGAGGAGTTCTACGCGGCTTCGGCACTGACCGAACGGACGCTGGCCGGCGCCCTGCGCGAGCTGACCCTCCGTGGGGACGGCGTGGTGGTGCTGTGCGGCTCGGCGTATCGCAACCGCGGGATCGAGCCGCTGCTGGACGCGGTCCTGGCGTACCTGCCGTCGCCCACCGACATGCCGCCGGTGCGCGGGACGGTGGACGGCGTGGAGCAGGAACGCGCCCCCGACCCGGCGGAGCCGTTCGCGGCCCTCGCCTTCAAGGTGACGGCGACGGCGACCGGGCGGCTCACCTACCTCCGGGTCTACGCGGGCACCCTCCGCAAGGGCATGTCCGTACTGGACGCCGGTACGGGCCGTACGGAGCGAGTCGGCCGGATCCTGCGGGTGCAGGCCGACCAGCACGAGGAACGGGAGGAGGCGGTCGCCGGTGACATCGTCGCCGTGATCGGGCTGAAGGCCGCCCGGGCCGGCACGACCCTGTGCGCGCCGGGGGCGCCTCTGGTCCTCGAACCGCCCTCGGTGGCCGAACCGGCGGTGTCGGTGGCGGTCGAGGCCCGCCGCAGCATCGACACCGGCCGCCTCTCGGCGGCGCTGGCGCGGCTCGCCGAGGAGGACCCTTCGCTGGCGGTGCGGTCCGACGCGGAAACCGGTCAGACCGTGCTGTCGGGGATGGGCGAACTCCATCTGGAGGTGGCGGTGGAGAAGATCCGCCGCGGGCACGGGGTGGAGGTCGTCGTGGGCCGGCCGCAGGTCTCCTACCGGGAGACCGTCGTACGCGGGGTGACCGGCCTGGTCTACCGCCATGTCAAGCAGGATGGCGGCGCGGGGCAGTTCGCGCATGTCGTCCTCGACGTCGAGCCGCTGGAGGAGGCCGGCTTCGAGTTCCGGTCGACGGTCGTCGGCGGCCGCGTGCCTCAGGAGTACGCGCGCGCCGTGGAGGCCGGCTGCCGGGACGCCCTCGCCGAGGGCCCGCTCGGCGGCTTTCCGGTGACAGGGCTGCGGGTCACGCTCACCGACGGGGCGACCCACTCCAAGGACTCCTCCGAGCTGGCCTTCCGGGCGGCGGGCCGGTTCGCGCTGCGCGAGGCGCTGCGCGCGAGCACGGTGGAGCTTCTGGAGCCGGTCGTGGAGGTAACAGTGACCGTCCCGGAAAACGGCGTCGGGGGAGTTCTGGGTGATCTTGCCGCCCGCCGCGGCCGGGTCTCGGGGTCCACGGCCGAGGCCGGGACCGCGGTGATCACGGCGGCCGTGCCGCTGGCCGAGCTCTTCGGCTACGCGTCGCGGTTGCGGGGCCGGACCCAGGGCCGGGGTACCTTCACCACCCGGCCGGCGCCCCTCGCACCGGTACCGCCGTCGGTCGCCGGCGTGCTGCTGGCTCGATAG
- a CDS encoding DEAD/DEAH box helicase has translation MNAKPSASGRSGAGKTDRATAPRGELSVPETVVPGLPPAESFAELDLPPELVRTMTGLAVREPFPIQAATLPNALAGRDVLGRARTGSGKTLAFGLALLVRTAGRRAESKRPLALVLVPTRELAQQVSDALAPYAQALGLRLATVVGGLSIGRQATSIRAGADVVVATPGRLADLVARRDCHLDHVRITVLDEADQMCDMGFLPQVSEILDHMRPGQRMLFSATLDRNVDHLVRHYLHDPVFTSVDRAEGSVTTMEHHVLHVHPADKYATATEIAARDGRVLMFLDTKLGVDQFTRHLRGSGIRAAALHSGKSQPQRTHTLAQFKDGEITVLVATNVAARGIHIDSLDLVVNVDPPADAKDYLHRGGRTARAGESGSVVTLVTPGQRRDVNRMMSDAGIRPAVTQVRSGEEKLTSITGAKRPPAGDKAKNTNAPFRGLGNRTGRPPKESRKAAEARKTAEARKAARVRKAH, from the coding sequence ATGAACGCGAAGCCGTCAGCCTCCGGGCGCTCCGGTGCCGGCAAGACCGACCGTGCCACGGCGCCGCGGGGCGAACTCTCGGTGCCCGAGACGGTGGTCCCGGGCCTGCCGCCGGCCGAGTCCTTCGCCGAGCTGGATCTGCCGCCGGAGCTGGTGAGGACGATGACCGGTCTCGCGGTGCGGGAACCGTTCCCGATCCAGGCGGCCACCCTGCCGAACGCCCTGGCCGGCCGTGACGTCCTCGGCCGCGCACGCACCGGCTCGGGCAAGACGCTTGCCTTCGGGCTGGCGCTGCTCGTCCGTACGGCAGGCCGGCGCGCCGAATCCAAGCGGCCCCTCGCGTTGGTCCTTGTGCCGACCAGGGAACTCGCGCAGCAGGTGAGCGACGCGCTGGCACCCTACGCGCAGGCGCTCGGGCTCCGGCTGGCGACAGTGGTCGGCGGGCTGTCGATCGGGCGGCAGGCGACGTCGATCCGGGCCGGAGCCGATGTCGTCGTCGCGACCCCGGGACGGCTGGCCGACCTGGTCGCACGCCGGGACTGCCACCTGGACCATGTACGGATCACGGTGCTGGACGAGGCGGACCAGATGTGCGACATGGGGTTCCTGCCGCAGGTCTCGGAGATCTTGGACCACATGCGCCCCGGGCAGCGGATGCTGTTCTCGGCCACGCTCGATCGCAATGTCGACCATCTGGTCCGGCACTACCTGCACGACCCCGTGTTCACCTCGGTCGACCGGGCGGAAGGTTCGGTCACCACGATGGAGCACCACGTGCTGCATGTGCATCCGGCCGACAAGTACGCCACCGCCACCGAGATCGCGGCCCGGGACGGGCGGGTGCTGATGTTCCTGGACACCAAGCTCGGCGTGGACCAGTTCACCCGCCACCTGCGGGGCAGCGGCATACGGGCTGCCGCCCTGCACAGCGGGAAGTCGCAGCCGCAGCGCACACACACGCTCGCACAGTTCAAGGACGGCGAGATCACGGTGCTGGTGGCCACCAACGTCGCCGCCCGCGGCATTCACATCGACAGCCTCGACCTCGTCGTCAACGTCGACCCGCCCGCCGACGCCAAGGACTATCTCCACCGCGGCGGGCGCACGGCGCGCGCGGGCGAGTCCGGCAGCGTGGTCACCCTGGTCACCCCCGGCCAGCGGCGCGACGTGAACCGGATGATGTCGGACGCCGGGATCCGGCCGGCGGTCACGCAGGTGCGGTCCGGCGAGGAGAAGCTGACCAGCATCACCGGGGCCAAGCGCCCCCCGGCAGGGGACAAGGCGAAGAACACCAACGCGCCCTTCCGGGGCCTGGGCAACCGCACAGGCCGTCCCCCCAAGGAATCCCGCAAGGCCGCCGAAGCCCGCAAGACGGCGGAGGCCCGGAAGGCAGCCCGGGTGCGCAAGGCCCACTGA
- a CDS encoding helix-turn-helix transcriptional regulator, with amino-acid sequence MWSQEVVPTTDALNALIGRTRARILVTLTEAATTSILARRLSMAPGAVSQHLKVLSESGLVTRGRSGREVFYERSQLGDSLCAAS; translated from the coding sequence GTGTGGTCGCAGGAGGTCGTCCCCACCACCGACGCGCTCAACGCTCTCATCGGACGCACCCGGGCCCGGATTCTCGTCACCCTCACCGAAGCGGCCACCACGAGCATCCTGGCGCGCCGGCTGTCCATGGCGCCCGGCGCGGTCAGCCAGCACCTGAAGGTGCTGTCGGAGAGCGGCCTGGTCACCCGCGGCCGCAGCGGTCGCGAGGTGTTCTACGAGCGCTCTCAACTGGGCGACTCGCTGTGCGCGGCCTCGTGA
- a CDS encoding WD40 repeat domain-containing protein: MSDLATGEKVWSTADVTPPSGVELNEIKQPASGEIRVLDVPDGKILTSWGAGAFTRHTWVTATYDMTTGKQIGAAAKYTYTGATADRINSNGSFIRSPDHQLAASSTENGTAVWQLADGKEIWAQRAGENSMTPRRFSPNGVLYGTVGADDTTALAIESRTKKVLAKNLRPGNIPLFNEPSGYGYFGTDSGLFVFPSLTTTSTKSSP; this comes from the coding sequence ATGTCCGACCTCGCCACCGGCGAGAAGGTGTGGAGCACGGCGGACGTCACACCGCCTTCGGGCGTCGAGCTGAACGAGATCAAGCAGCCGGCCAGCGGCGAGATCCGGGTACTCGACGTACCCGACGGCAAGATCCTCACCTCGTGGGGCGCCGGCGCCTTCACGCGGCACACCTGGGTCACGGCGACGTACGACATGACGACCGGTAAGCAGATCGGCGCCGCCGCCAAGTACACCTACACCGGCGCCACCGCCGACAGGATCAACAGCAACGGTTCCTTCATCCGCTCCCCCGACCACCAGCTGGCCGCGTCCTCCACGGAGAACGGCACCGCCGTATGGCAGCTCGCCGACGGCAAGGAGATCTGGGCCCAGCGGGCAGGCGAGAACTCGATGACACCGCGGCGCTTCTCTCCGAACGGCGTGCTGTACGGCACGGTGGGCGCTGACGACACGACCGCGCTCGCCATCGAGTCCCGCACCAAGAAGGTCCTCGCCAAGAACCTTCGGCCGGGGAACATCCCGCTGTTCAACGAACCTTCGGGATACGGCTACTTCGGCACGGACAGCGGCCTCTTCGTGTTCCCCTCACTGACAACCACATCGACGAAATCCTCGCCGTGA
- a CDS encoding SpoIIE family protein phosphatase, whose amino-acid sequence MDIALVDLVRETGASKGMLYVLPPGGDALWLVVMTGAPREIAAPWTRVGLADPIPVADAVLERRLVWVGGMEETARRYPRLSLVLPYDFVLAAAPVICGSTVLGGLVLLWTGAHAPQLSPGERDAVDAGCHRLGRVLQEAADHGDPLPPDRPRILPPAPARVLGPAEAAAAFIERLPGGSCALDLSGRITVITPEAADLVGADAADLLGARPWEALPWMDVPEVEDRYRAALVGQQPTSFTALRPPDTWLSFELYPDSSGISVRIVPSTPAESPPEAESAPAAGPSRATVLYHLMHLATTLTEAVGVKDVVDQTADQLMPALGAQAMALMAPEEGRLKILGYRGYSDALMDRFDAIPLTSDIPPARVLATGVPNFVAGFDDLKAAYPSVAHEDGMASWAFLPLIASGRTIGSLVLAYDRPQLFPSTERAVLTSLAGLIGQALDRARLYDTQYNVARRLQAALLPHTLPDIPGLNVAARYLPAGHGVEVGGDFYDLIRLDDTTVAAAIGDVQGHNIDAAALMGQVRTAVHAHAAVGAPPGDVLSRTNRLLIDLDPGLFTSCLYVHLDLARHAACLASAGHPRPLLRHVDGRTEVLRVPPGLLLGIAPEADYPALEFPLPPGCVLVLYTDGLIEAPGVDPDDAIAALAGLLEHADAGDLDAMADTLIRHAPAPADDIGLLLISFQQTSE is encoded by the coding sequence ATGGACATCGCGTTGGTGGACCTGGTGCGGGAGACCGGCGCGTCCAAGGGCATGCTGTATGTACTGCCGCCGGGCGGGGACGCTCTGTGGCTGGTCGTGATGACGGGGGCTCCGCGGGAGATCGCCGCTCCATGGACGCGAGTGGGACTGGCCGATCCCATTCCGGTGGCGGACGCTGTCCTGGAGCGGCGCCTGGTCTGGGTCGGCGGCATGGAGGAGACGGCGCGCCGCTACCCGCGGCTGTCGCTCGTGCTGCCTTACGACTTTGTGCTGGCTGCCGCCCCGGTCATCTGCGGCAGCACCGTCCTGGGCGGGCTGGTGCTGCTGTGGACCGGGGCGCATGCGCCGCAGCTGAGCCCCGGCGAGCGTGACGCCGTAGACGCAGGCTGCCACCGGCTGGGCCGTGTCCTGCAGGAAGCTGCCGACCACGGCGACCCGCTGCCGCCGGACCGGCCGCGGATCCTGCCGCCGGCGCCCGCCCGTGTACTGGGACCGGCCGAGGCGGCGGCTGCCTTCATCGAGCGCCTGCCGGGAGGATCCTGCGCTCTGGACCTGAGCGGCCGGATCACCGTCATCACCCCCGAGGCCGCGGATCTCGTCGGAGCAGATGCGGCCGATCTGCTGGGCGCCAGGCCCTGGGAGGCGTTGCCGTGGATGGACGTCCCCGAAGTCGAGGACCGCTACCGGGCGGCGTTGGTCGGCCAGCAGCCCACCTCGTTCACCGCCCTGCGCCCGCCGGATACATGGCTGTCGTTCGAGCTGTACCCGGACTCGTCCGGCATCAGCGTCCGCATCGTTCCCAGCACCCCCGCCGAAAGCCCTCCCGAAGCCGAGTCCGCGCCGGCCGCGGGGCCGAGCCGCGCCACCGTGCTGTACCACCTGATGCACCTGGCCACCACTCTCACCGAGGCCGTCGGCGTCAAGGACGTCGTCGACCAGACCGCCGATCAGCTCATGCCCGCACTGGGCGCGCAGGCCATGGCGCTGATGGCCCCGGAGGAGGGCCGCCTGAAGATCCTCGGCTACCGCGGCTACAGCGACGCACTCATGGACCGCTTCGACGCCATCCCCCTGACGTCGGACATCCCCCCTGCCCGCGTCCTGGCCACCGGCGTCCCGAACTTCGTCGCCGGCTTCGACGACCTCAAAGCCGCCTACCCATCGGTGGCGCACGAGGACGGCATGGCCTCCTGGGCCTTCCTGCCGCTGATCGCCTCCGGCCGCACGATCGGCTCGCTCGTCCTCGCCTACGACCGGCCCCAGCTCTTCCCGTCCACCGAACGCGCGGTCCTCACCTCACTGGCCGGACTGATCGGCCAGGCCCTGGACCGCGCCCGCCTCTACGACACCCAGTACAACGTTGCCCGCCGCCTCCAGGCCGCCCTGCTGCCCCACACCCTCCCCGACATCCCCGGCCTCAACGTGGCTGCCCGCTACCTGCCGGCCGGACACGGCGTGGAAGTCGGCGGCGACTTCTACGACCTCATCCGCCTGGACGACACCACCGTCGCCGCGGCCATAGGTGACGTCCAGGGCCACAACATCGACGCCGCCGCCCTGATGGGACAGGTCCGCACCGCCGTCCACGCCCACGCCGCCGTCGGAGCACCCCCCGGCGACGTCCTCAGCCGGACCAACCGTCTGCTCATCGATCTCGACCCGGGCCTGTTCACCAGCTGCCTCTACGTGCACCTCGATCTCGCCCGCCACGCCGCCTGCCTGGCCAGCGCCGGCCACCCGCGCCCTTTGCTGCGCCACGTCGACGGCCGCACCGAAGTCCTGCGCGTTCCTCCAGGCCTTCTGCTCGGCATCGCCCCTGAAGCCGACTATCCGGCCCTGGAGTTCCCCCTGCCGCCCGGCTGCGTGCTCGTCCTCTATACCGACGGACTCATCGAAGCACCCGGAGTCGACCCCGACGACGCCATCGCCGCGCTCGCCGGACTCCTCGAGCACGCGGACGCCGGCGACCTCGATGCCATGGCCGACACCCTGATCCGGCACGCCCCTGCCCCCGCCGACGACATCGGCCTTCTCCTCATCAGCTTCCAACAGACCAGCGAATGA
- a CDS encoding maleylpyruvate isomerase N-terminal domain-containing protein: MHRTDTAIDGEDVRRVVTLAIDALRNADPQAWESKAGTLEWTCWETLEHLADDLFTYAARFGLAKPPMTTVLPFRTSSDRSGGPANVIFVERASGPEGLLTILEACGGLLASALRTAPPTTVAYHVFGPSDPEGFAAMAVVETLVHTHDITQGLNLEWSPPRELCERVLKKLFPHIAIDGDVWEILLWATGRTALPDRPQLTDWRWYGTQGA; encoded by the coding sequence ATGCACAGAACAGACACCGCAATCGACGGCGAGGACGTGCGCCGGGTCGTCACCCTGGCCATAGACGCCCTGAGGAATGCAGATCCCCAGGCGTGGGAGTCCAAGGCGGGAACGCTCGAGTGGACATGTTGGGAGACGCTCGAGCATCTGGCCGATGACCTGTTCACCTACGCCGCAAGGTTTGGGCTCGCGAAGCCGCCGATGACCACGGTGTTGCCGTTCCGGACGAGCAGTGACCGAAGCGGTGGGCCGGCAAACGTCATCTTCGTTGAGCGAGCCTCGGGCCCCGAGGGCCTCCTGACCATCCTGGAGGCGTGCGGTGGCCTGCTTGCGTCCGCCCTACGCACTGCTCCTCCGACCACCGTTGCTTATCACGTCTTTGGACCCTCGGATCCAGAGGGCTTTGCCGCAATGGCCGTTGTGGAGACCCTCGTGCACACCCATGACATCACTCAGGGGTTGAATCTTGAGTGGTCGCCGCCACGGGAGTTGTGCGAACGGGTCCTGAAGAAGCTCTTTCCCCACATCGCCATTGATGGTGACGTCTGGGAGATCCTGTTGTGGGCGACTGGACGCACCGCCCTCCCCGATCGCCCACAACTCACCGATTGGCGCTGGTACGGCACGCAGGGCGCATGA
- a CDS encoding NUDIX hydrolase, with the protein MELEVRRGTLGEHVRSRVSAYAIATAQDQLLLTQLSDVSPVFTPGLWHLPGGGIDPGEQTRETLERELQEETGLELLDARLVDARAYTAHRLGVSWNLVGLFYL; encoded by the coding sequence GTGGAACTCGAGGTCCGGAGGGGCACATTGGGGGAGCACGTGCGTTCGCGCGTATCGGCGTATGCCATTGCTACCGCGCAGGACCAATTGCTGTTGACTCAACTCTCGGACGTCTCACCGGTCTTCACGCCGGGGCTGTGGCACCTGCCCGGCGGAGGGATCGATCCGGGCGAGCAAACACGGGAGACGCTGGAACGCGAGCTGCAGGAGGAAACCGGCCTTGAACTCCTTGACGCTCGCCTGGTGGACGCGCGGGCGTATACAGCCCACCGACTCGGGGTGAGCTGGAACCTGGTGGGACTCTTCTACCTCTGA